The uncultured Desulfuromusa sp. genome has a segment encoding these proteins:
- the yidD gene encoding membrane protein insertion efficiency factor YidD, which yields MKRVYGILILLLSLHAAPARADNWDPWQVNEPATEKHSAHSTDNSILQTTVQLFQKYISPVDGQRCAMYPTCSAYALQALRKHGPLIGVFMTVDRLYHEGDPIEQLHPINKWGYIRFYDPLENNDFWLKTD from the coding sequence GAAACGTGTTTACGGCATATTAATCTTGTTGCTGTCTCTACACGCAGCACCTGCACGCGCTGACAATTGGGACCCTTGGCAGGTCAACGAACCAGCCACAGAGAAACATTCAGCACATTCAACAGATAACTCGATCCTTCAAACAACTGTCCAGCTGTTTCAGAAATACATATCCCCGGTAGATGGACAACGCTGTGCCATGTATCCCACGTGTTCTGCTTACGCTCTTCAGGCGCTTCGCAAGCATGGCCCCCTTATTGGCGTTTTTATGACTGTCGATCGGCTCTATCATGAGGGTGATCCGATCGAACAGCTGCATCCCATCAATAAATGGGGCTACATCAGGTTTTATGACCCACTGGAGAACAATGATTTCTGGCTGAAAACGGATTGA